A section of the Thermodesulfobacteriota bacterium genome encodes:
- a CDS encoding NAD(P)H-hydrate dehydratase: protein MKVMSPERMAKYDNYAINEWGIPSSVLMENAGRSVFRLIKETYMNGKKRIVVIAGRGNNGGDGFVVARYAKMEGYEVTVFLLGKKSELKGDALLNMELYEKTGGQILEITENFDEVRSYLEKTDIIVDAIFGTGLSKEVQGLEKEAIEAINDLGKTVVSIDIPSGLNGKTGKPQPVSVMACHTFTFGYPKLGHVLFPGVQYTGRLTVIDISIPRHAEEILGWDAEVIDGCLIRSLLKERPPESHKGNYGHAVVIAGSKGKTGAAYMASVAALKIGAGLVTLVIPESLNPILETKTTEVMTFPVPDRNKGHFTMDGFEMTKEFVSDKDVVILGPGLSQEEEAMEFARRIFLETDKPFVIDADGINAFKDEPDLLRNGKNRTLITPHPGEFSRLIKKSTREINEDRIGIGLGFVKSYGIALVLKGARTLIFDEAGRIYINPTGNPALAKGGSGDILTGFIGGLKSQGYSLVEAAILGTYLHGYIADRYVEKYSDMDLLAMDLLCDLGLAIREIKDGKERVYIERTL from the coding sequence ATGAAAGTTATGTCACCAGAAAGGATGGCAAAATACGACAACTATGCGATAAACGAGTGGGGTATTCCATCTTCAGTCCTTATGGAGAATGCAGGAAGGAGTGTTTTTAGACTCATAAAAGAGACCTACATGAACGGAAAAAAAAGAATCGTCGTCATCGCTGGAAGGGGAAACAATGGAGGGGATGGATTCGTCGTTGCAAGATACGCAAAAATGGAAGGTTACGAAGTCACTGTTTTCCTTCTTGGAAAAAAATCCGAGCTAAAAGGTGATGCTTTGCTGAACATGGAATTATACGAGAAGACAGGAGGTCAGATATTGGAAATCACCGAAAACTTTGACGAAGTCAGATCGTATCTTGAGAAAACTGACATTATAGTGGATGCGATTTTTGGAACAGGTCTTTCAAAGGAAGTACAAGGTCTGGAGAAAGAAGCGATCGAGGCCATAAACGATTTAGGAAAGACTGTTGTGTCTATAGATATTCCTTCTGGGCTCAATGGAAAAACAGGAAAACCTCAACCAGTCTCTGTTATGGCTTGCCACACTTTTACTTTCGGGTATCCGAAGCTTGGGCATGTGCTTTTTCCTGGTGTTCAGTACACGGGAAGACTCACAGTGATCGACATATCGATTCCACGCCACGCGGAGGAGATCCTTGGCTGGGACGCAGAAGTGATAGACGGTTGTCTTATAAGAAGCCTCTTAAAAGAACGCCCACCTGAGTCACATAAAGGCAATTACGGCCATGCCGTAGTAATTGCGGGATCTAAAGGTAAAACGGGTGCTGCTTATATGGCTTCCGTTGCGGCATTGAAGATCGGAGCTGGACTTGTAACTCTCGTTATCCCTGAAAGCCTAAACCCAATTTTGGAGACTAAAACGACTGAGGTTATGACTTTCCCAGTGCCTGACAGAAATAAAGGGCATTTTACAATGGATGGTTTCGAAATGACGAAAGAGTTTGTTTCTGATAAGGACGTTGTGATACTCGGACCTGGACTTTCTCAGGAGGAAGAAGCGATGGAATTTGCAAGAAGAATATTTCTTGAGACGGACAAACCTTTCGTCATAGACGCCGATGGGATAAATGCGTTTAAAGACGAACCAGATTTACTGAGGAATGGTAAAAATCGAACTCTCATCACCCCTCATCCTGGAGAATTTTCAAGACTTATAAAAAAGAGTACGAGGGAAATAAACGAGGACAGAATAGGGATAGGATTGGGCTTTGTAAAATCGTATGGAATAGCACTTGTACTTAAAGGAGCAAGAACCCTTATCTTTGACGAAGCAGGCAGAATCTATATCAATCCCACGGGAAATCCCGCTTTAGCGAAAGGTGGTTCTGGAGACATTCTCACCGGTTTCATAGGTGGTTTAAAATCTCAGGGTTATAGCCTCGTAGAAGCTGCCATACTTGGCACTTACCTTCACGGATACATAGCGGACAGGTATGTAGAAAAATACTCCGATATGGATCTTTTAGCTATGGACCTTCTATGTGATCTCGGTTTGGCAATAAGGGAGATAAAGGATGGAAAAGAGAGAGTTTATATCGAGAGGACCCTCTGA
- the acpS gene encoding holo-ACP synthase — protein sequence MVGIDIVDTKRIEKILTLYGERFLRRILSDEERKYVDRKKRRIESISGIFAAKEAFIKAMEKRIPLREIRVLNENGKPYIVYNGRFFKNVSISHEKTYAISLVIVP from the coding sequence ATGGTGGGCATAGACATTGTTGACACAAAAAGAATAGAAAAGATTCTCACTCTTTACGGCGAAAGGTTTCTACGTAGGATTCTTTCGGACGAGGAAAGAAAGTATGTGGATCGGAAAAAAAGACGCATTGAATCAATCTCGGGTATCTTTGCGGCAAAAGAGGCCTTTATAAAGGCAATGGAGAAAAGGATCCCGCTAAGAGAGATAAGGGTTTTAAATGAAAACGGTAAACCATACATAGTTTATAACGGACGTTTTTTTAAAAACGTAAGTATCTCTCACGAAAAGACATACGCCATATCACTGGTCATCGTTCCTTAA
- a CDS encoding pyridoxine 5'-phosphate synthase, producing MKLMVNIDHVATLREARRTPYPDPIYAAGIVEMAGASGIIVHLREDRRHIKDRDLKILREVVRTKLNLEMAATDEMIEIATKIKPDMVTLVPERREELTTEGGLDVKGLFPHIKSAVERIKNAGIKVSLFVDPEEEQIEASRLIGAQMIEIHTGRYADALREEERIFELERIKKAAKKGKREGLKVHAGHGLNYDNVFEIAKIPEIEELSIGHSIIARAVFVGLDRAVRDMIKIIEVARREVK from the coding sequence ATGAAGCTTATGGTTAATATCGATCATGTCGCAACATTGAGGGAGGCAAGAAGGACCCCCTATCCCGATCCCATTTATGCTGCGGGAATAGTTGAAATGGCAGGAGCCTCTGGCATAATAGTCCACTTAAGAGAGGACAGACGTCATATAAAAGACCGCGATTTAAAAATTTTGAGGGAGGTTGTCAGGACAAAGCTGAACCTAGAAATGGCAGCAACGGATGAGATGATAGAGATAGCCACCAAGATAAAACCTGATATGGTCACACTGGTTCCCGAAAGGAGGGAAGAACTCACAACTGAGGGTGGTCTTGATGTAAAAGGTCTATTTCCCCACATAAAATCAGCTGTCGAAAGAATTAAAAATGCCGGGATAAAAGTAAGCCTCTTTGTTGATCCGGAGGAAGAACAGATTGAGGCGTCTCGCCTAATTGGAGCCCAAATGATAGAAATTCATACCGGAAGGTACGCAGACGCATTAAGGGAGGAAGAAAGGATTTTCGAACTAGAAAGGATAAAAAAGGCCGCAAAAAAGGGAAAAAGAGAGGGTCTTAAAGTCCACGCGGGACATGGCTTAAACTACGACAACGTATTTGAAATAGCAAAAATACCGGAGATAGAGGAGCTCAGCATAGGACACAGTATTATAGCCCGAGCCGTGTTTGTAGGACTCGACAGAGCGGTTCGGGATATGATCAAAATCATTGAAGTAGCTCGCAGAGAAGTTAAGTGA
- a CDS encoding CdaR family protein, with protein sequence MRSIKRRLLSNLRLKIISVIIAIIVWLAITTIGEDRESVYVPIVAQGLRKDTIVTKLEPEGVFVTVRGPIGELKSLNKSELKVKINLGEYGEGHHTYHIEKKNVILPKGLKLEDIRPDTVSFELDRVVKKRMKVIVRLSDDLEKKYSVLDYTPRFVEVEGAEKALGSKGEIETHPPKGRLEAKEEEIELLLNTNGMIIKNIFPSTVKVKLVRRGEER encoded by the coding sequence ATGCGATCGATTAAGAGACGCTTACTTTCGAACCTTAGACTAAAGATTATATCCGTTATTATAGCCATTATAGTTTGGCTTGCCATAACCACGATAGGGGAGGACAGAGAAAGCGTCTACGTGCCTATAGTTGCTCAGGGGCTTAGGAAAGACACAATAGTTACCAAACTTGAACCGGAAGGCGTGTTTGTGACTGTGCGAGGCCCAATCGGAGAGCTTAAAAGTTTAAATAAAAGCGAACTTAAGGTTAAAATCAATTTAGGAGAATACGGAGAAGGTCACCATACATACCACATCGAAAAGAAGAACGTTATTTTGCCTAAAGGTCTGAAACTAGAAGATATTCGTCCTGACACTGTAAGTTTCGAACTGGACAGGGTTGTAAAGAAAAGAATGAAAGTCATAGTTAGGCTCAGTGATGATTTGGAAAAAAAATATTCTGTCCTTGACTACACCCCTAGGTTTGTGGAGGTGGAGGGAGCAGAAAAAGCACTAGGGTCTAAAGGCGAAATTGAAACGCACCCGCCGAAAGGTAGACTAGAAGCCAAAGAGGAAGAAATAGAGCTTCTTCTAAATACCAATGGGATGATTATAAAAAACATCTTTCCATCCACGGTTAAGGTCAAATTAGTAAGGAGAGGTGAGGAAAGATGA
- the cdaA gene encoding diadenylate cyclase CdaA, giving the protein MISYLRWQDFLDIIIIAFLVYKVLLFIKGTRAAQLLFGLLILFCFFYLSKKLELSAASWILDNFFTYAVLIVVIIFQDDIRRMLLEIGRSPFLKRISYVEATLFFDELVNALAILSAHKIGALVVIERKVGLEDFMEVGTRLDAEVNTELILSIFQPSSPLHDGAVIIKEGRIRAAKCILPLSMNEESTKGLGTRHRAALGISEITDAIAICVSEERGHIAYAVRGNLEINVKPEALKRILNELLS; this is encoded by the coding sequence ATGATCTCTTACCTAAGATGGCAGGACTTTCTCGATATAATCATCATCGCGTTTTTGGTTTACAAGGTTCTCCTTTTTATTAAAGGGACAAGAGCCGCTCAGCTCCTTTTTGGTCTCCTTATCCTCTTTTGCTTTTTTTATCTCTCAAAAAAACTTGAATTGTCGGCGGCTAGCTGGATTCTTGACAATTTCTTTACTTACGCCGTTCTTATTGTCGTTATAATCTTTCAGGATGATATAAGAAGGATGCTTCTCGAAATAGGTAGAAGCCCTTTTTTGAAAAGGATAAGCTATGTTGAAGCTACACTTTTTTTTGATGAACTTGTAAACGCGTTAGCGATCCTTAGTGCTCACAAAATTGGAGCTTTGGTAGTTATTGAAAGGAAAGTCGGACTTGAAGATTTCATGGAGGTCGGCACAAGACTCGATGCAGAGGTTAATACGGAATTGATCCTTAGCATATTTCAGCCAAGTTCACCGCTACACGACGGAGCAGTCATCATAAAGGAGGGAAGGATAAGAGCAGCAAAGTGTATCCTTCCTCTCAGCATGAATGAAGAAAGTACGAAAGGATTGGGGACAAGGCACAGGGCTGCTTTGGGGATCTCAGAGATAACCGACGCCATAGCTATATGTGTTTCAGAAGAAAGAGGCCATATTGCGTATGCTGTTAGAGGAAACCTAGAAATAAATGTGAAGCCGGAAGCACTCAAAAGGATTTTAAACGAGCTTTTATCGTGA
- the folP gene encoding dihydropteroate synthase translates to MKKGLKFQKRPQIMGILNVTGDSFYDGGLYFELDRAISRVKEMIDEGVDIVDVGGESTRPFSQRVPLEEELKRTIPVIKKIREFSDIPISIDTYKAKVAYEAIKAGANIINDISGLSFDKDMAKVAAEFDVPVVIMHIKGRPEDMQISPHYDDVIGEIKEYFRERIEYAKSQGIREENIIIDPGIGFGKRVEDNLKILKSLSDFKEFGRPILIGTSMKSFIGVVTNSPLTERLPGTLASVAISIWNGADIVRVHHVKETKKVVDLVHAIKTS, encoded by the coding sequence ATGAAAAAAGGTCTTAAGTTCCAAAAGAGACCCCAAATTATGGGCATACTTAACGTAACCGGAGATTCTTTCTACGACGGAGGTCTCTATTTCGAGCTTGATAGGGCAATATCCCGCGTGAAAGAGATGATTGATGAAGGGGTTGACATCGTCGATGTGGGCGGTGAGTCTACAAGACCGTTCTCACAGAGGGTTCCCCTTGAAGAAGAACTAAAAAGGACGATCCCGGTGATAAAAAAAATAAGGGAATTTTCTGATATCCCAATCTCAATAGACACTTACAAAGCAAAGGTCGCCTACGAGGCGATAAAAGCAGGGGCAAATATCATAAATGACATAAGCGGTCTTTCCTTCGACAAGGACATGGCAAAAGTGGCAGCCGAGTTTGATGTTCCGGTAGTGATAATGCATATAAAGGGGAGACCCGAAGATATGCAGATTTCACCTCACTATGATGACGTTATAGGGGAGATAAAAGAGTATTTCCGGGAAAGGATCGAGTATGCCAAAAGCCAAGGGATAAGAGAGGAAAATATCATAATCGATCCGGGAATTGGTTTTGGTAAGAGAGTTGAGGACAATCTTAAAATTCTAAAAAGCCTCTCTGATTTTAAAGAGTTTGGAAGACCAATACTTATAGGCACTTCGATGAAAAGCTTTATCGGGGTAGTTACTAATTCTCCCCTTACTGAGAGATTACCAGGTACACTTGCGAGTGTTGCTATTTCCATATGGAATGGCGCAGATATTGTGAGAGTTCACCATGTAAAAGAGACGAAAAAGGTAGTAGACCTTGTCCACGCGATAAAAACCTCATGA
- the ftsH gene encoding ATP-dependent zinc metalloprotease FtsH, giving the protein MAKNGGVNQLNRNLLLFFVLLILVLLIFNLYNRPKKAKEYLPFSDFVGALEAGLVSSVVIQGNSITGVFHNGKEFRTYAPEDPELLKLMRKQNVKIEAKPGEESSFWQNVFISWLPVLFLIGVWIFFMKQMQSGGGRAIAFGKSRARMITSKENKVTFDDVAGIEEAKEELQEIIEFLKNPKKFTKLGGRIPKGVLLVGPPGTGKTLLARAIAGEADVPFFTISGSDFVEMFVGVGASRVRDLFNQAKRHAPCIIFIDEIDAVGRQRGAGLGGGHDEREQTLNQLLVEMDGFESNEGVIVISATNRPDVLDPALLRPGRFDRQIVVPTPDVKGREAILRVHTRKRVLGPDVDLSVIARGTPGFSGADLENLVNEAALIAARRNKKYIEMEDFEHAKDKVLMGVERKSMIIPYEERRNTAYHEAGHALVAKMLPGTDPIHKVTIIPRGRALGITQQLPIDDRHTYSKDYLLNNITILLGGRAAEKVVLNIETTGAGNDIERATELARKMVCEWGMSEKLGPLSYGKNEEHIFLGREIARHRDFSEQTAREIDEEIKRIVTSCYEKAKKIIEERLDILHEIANKLLEKEVLDGNEIDRIIKDRLDEKRS; this is encoded by the coding sequence GTGGCGAAAAACGGTGGAGTCAACCAGCTAAATAGAAACCTACTTTTATTTTTTGTTCTTTTGATTCTTGTCCTTCTTATCTTCAACCTGTACAACAGGCCGAAAAAAGCAAAAGAGTATTTGCCTTTTTCTGATTTTGTAGGGGCCTTAGAGGCAGGGCTTGTCTCTTCGGTTGTAATACAGGGAAACAGTATCACGGGGGTTTTCCATAACGGTAAGGAGTTTAGAACATACGCCCCGGAAGATCCGGAACTTTTAAAACTCATGAGGAAGCAGAATGTAAAAATAGAGGCAAAGCCTGGTGAGGAGTCTTCGTTCTGGCAGAACGTCTTTATATCTTGGCTTCCAGTTTTGTTCTTGATTGGGGTGTGGATCTTCTTTATGAAGCAGATGCAGTCAGGCGGTGGACGAGCTATCGCCTTTGGAAAGAGTAGGGCACGAATGATAACCAGTAAGGAGAATAAAGTGACGTTTGACGATGTGGCAGGAATCGAAGAAGCCAAGGAAGAACTCCAGGAGATTATAGAGTTTCTAAAAAATCCAAAGAAGTTTACAAAACTCGGAGGACGTATCCCCAAAGGAGTGCTTCTTGTGGGCCCGCCTGGAACTGGTAAAACTTTGCTTGCAAGGGCAATAGCAGGGGAAGCAGACGTGCCTTTTTTCACAATAAGTGGTTCAGACTTTGTTGAAATGTTCGTAGGCGTTGGGGCATCCAGGGTGAGGGACCTCTTCAACCAGGCGAAAAGGCATGCTCCGTGTATTATCTTCATTGACGAAATTGACGCGGTGGGAAGACAAAGAGGTGCGGGTTTAGGTGGTGGACACGACGAAAGGGAGCAGACTCTAAACCAACTCCTTGTAGAAATGGATGGATTCGAGTCGAATGAAGGTGTGATAGTAATCTCTGCCACAAATAGGCCCGATGTTCTTGATCCAGCCCTTTTAAGACCTGGAAGGTTCGACCGCCAAATTGTTGTTCCTACACCTGACGTGAAAGGCCGCGAAGCTATACTTCGGGTTCACACGAGAAAAAGGGTTTTGGGACCGGATGTAGATCTTTCAGTAATAGCTAGAGGAACTCCTGGGTTTTCCGGGGCTGACCTCGAAAACCTGGTCAATGAGGCAGCGCTTATTGCGGCAAGGCGAAATAAAAAGTACATAGAGATGGAGGACTTCGAGCACGCAAAAGATAAGGTGCTTATGGGTGTTGAAAGAAAAAGCATGATAATACCGTACGAGGAGAGGAGAAACACGGCTTATCATGAAGCAGGACACGCTCTTGTCGCCAAAATGTTACCCGGAACCGATCCGATCCACAAGGTGACTATCATCCCAAGGGGTAGGGCTCTTGGAATAACCCAGCAACTACCAATAGATGACAGGCATACGTATTCAAAGGATTACCTCTTGAACAACATAACCATTCTTCTTGGAGGAAGGGCGGCGGAAAAGGTGGTCCTTAATATTGAGACAACAGGTGCAGGTAACGATATAGAAAGGGCAACCGAACTGGCAAGAAAGATGGTGTGCGAATGGGGTATGAGTGAAAAACTCGGGCCTTTGAGCTACGGAAAAAATGAAGAACATATATTTCTTGGTAGAGAAATAGCACGTCACAGGGACTTTAGCGAGCAAACAGCAAGGGAGATAGATGAGGAAATAAAACGCATAGTAACATCCTGTTACGAAAAGGCCAAGAAGATTATAGAAGAACGTCTGGACATCCTTCATGAAATCGCGAATAAGTTGCTAGAAAAAGAAGTCCTTGACGGAAACGAAATAGATCGAATCATAAAGGACCGTCTCGATGAAAAAAGGTCTTAA
- a CDS encoding zinc ribbon domain-containing protein — translation MPTYEYRCEKCNHEFFKVLSISEREKEKITCPNCNSDQVKQIPSSFMAKTSRKS, via the coding sequence ATGCCAACGTACGAGTACAGATGCGAAAAGTGTAACCACGAATTTTTCAAGGTGCTAAGTATCTCCGAACGGGAAAAAGAAAAAATCACCTGTCCTAATTGCAACAGCGATCAGGTGAAGCAGATTCCTTCCAGTTTTATGGCTAAAACGAGTAGAAAGAGCTAA
- a CDS encoding reductive dehalogenase, which produces MPGYLKRDFETFPTRAIKRVERPTTKIEDEKIQRVSEKESGFSKAALGDYGPTIQKEVRRFVSKYPLSAALSSFRYVMRPYAGGNVSQKEAPIPKDPELLSRHIKEVAYFLRADAVGICALPPWSVYSRKFDFMDPEGKEEICELNHKYAIVILVDQDYRTSVASTGNDWISNSMSMMAYASSGFISIILADYIRRLGFPAKAHFAPFYDVLVPPLILLSGLGELSRLGDSVVHPFLGPRFKASVVTTDLPLVPDKPIDFGLQDFCTKCKKCARACPSKAISDGSKVMYNGYERWPFDKERCTKFRIGNQKGSGCGVCIKVCPWNKPYTLIHRIFGRIIRRSSIARRLAIWGDDLLGYGKPDLRKKWWFDLEEREGLIQLPKEME; this is translated from the coding sequence ATGCCTGGATACTTAAAGCGAGATTTTGAAACTTTTCCCACGCGTGCGATAAAGCGAGTCGAAAGACCGACAACAAAGATAGAAGACGAAAAAATCCAAAGAGTGAGTGAAAAGGAAAGCGGCTTCTCTAAAGCGGCTTTAGGAGATTATGGGCCCACAATACAAAAAGAGGTTAGAAGGTTTGTCTCAAAATACCCTCTTTCGGCTGCTTTATCTTCCTTTAGGTACGTCATGAGACCTTACGCCGGCGGAAATGTTTCACAAAAAGAGGCTCCCATCCCAAAGGATCCAGAATTACTCTCCAGACATATAAAAGAGGTTGCTTACTTCCTTAGGGCGGATGCCGTTGGTATCTGTGCATTGCCGCCATGGTCCGTATATAGTCGCAAATTCGATTTTATGGACCCTGAAGGAAAGGAAGAAATCTGTGAACTTAACCATAAATACGCAATAGTAATACTTGTAGATCAGGATTATAGAACATCTGTCGCATCAACCGGAAATGACTGGATAAGCAATTCGATGAGCATGATGGCATATGCGAGCTCCGGGTTCATAAGTATTATTCTTGCAGATTACATAAGAAGACTTGGCTTTCCCGCAAAAGCCCATTTCGCCCCTTTTTACGATGTTCTCGTTCCACCGCTTATTCTCCTTTCAGGTCTTGGAGAGCTAAGTAGGCTCGGCGACAGTGTAGTGCACCCGTTTCTCGGGCCAAGATTCAAGGCTAGCGTTGTCACAACAGACCTTCCTCTCGTGCCTGACAAACCCATAGACTTCGGGCTACAGGATTTTTGTACGAAATGTAAAAAATGCGCAAGGGCATGTCCAAGCAAGGCTATAAGTGATGGCTCGAAGGTAATGTACAATGGCTACGAAAGGTGGCCTTTTGATAAAGAAAGGTGTACTAAATTCAGGATCGGCAACCAGAAAGGTTCAGGGTGTGGTGTCTGTATAAAAGTCTGTCCGTGGAATAAACCCTACACGTTGATCCACAGGATCTTTGGACGGATAATTAGAAGATCCTCCATAGCAAGGCGATTGGCCATATGGGGAGATGACCTTTTAGGTTACGGAAAACCCGATTTACGGAAAAAATGGTGGTTCGACCTTGAAGAACGAGAAGGACTCATACAACTTCCAAAAGAAATGGAATAG
- a CDS encoding aldehyde ferredoxin oxidoreductase family protein, giving the protein MFGRILFINLTERTYKVREIGREIYRHVLGGKGLATYLLLEENPSGIDPLSPQNKLVIALGPVQDTPIWGSSRYGVFTKSPLTGLYAESYSGGRVAESMSKTGYDAFVLEGSSTFPVFLEISDKEVIFRDAKDIWSYDTFKSEDEIRRRIERKDAGVIVIGPAGENLVKFASIVNNYWRCAGRTGTGCVLGSKKVKGLAFYGSKRRPVAYPEEVKELSKRWLKEGKNMPFVRAFKTFGTPGLVSIINSVGAFPSYYWHTGELDGWESISAEALHMNFNVRARACSKCFIACGRYTQVTDGKYAGLKIEGPEYETIYAFGGLCGIKSLEDIIFLNDICDRLGMDSISAGNLVGLTIEASRMGKIKEKIDYGETEKIAELLIKIAKREGIGEILAEGVKFAAKEWNLEDIAIHVKGLEPGGYDPRYFKGMALTYATSDRGACHMRSTVFRAELSGIISPHDIDKKAEVMIDFEDRHILKDSLIVCRFYRDIYMWDEISEIIKATFGESFGKEDLKKVASSIRDMVRLFNLREGMGDGEDTLPTRFFTEPIGKGEYVLKRDDFERMLKDYYRIRGWDERGRPTRIPPFLRRSY; this is encoded by the coding sequence ATGTTTGGAAGGATCCTCTTCATAAACCTTACGGAAAGGACTTACAAAGTAAGGGAGATAGGAAGAGAAATTTATCGTCACGTATTAGGTGGAAAAGGACTTGCCACGTACCTTCTCTTAGAGGAAAACCCATCCGGAATCGATCCCCTTTCCCCTCAAAACAAACTCGTAATAGCCTTGGGACCTGTCCAGGATACCCCCATTTGGGGATCGAGCAGGTACGGTGTTTTTACGAAGTCGCCTCTTACAGGGCTTTATGCAGAATCGTACTCCGGAGGAAGGGTTGCGGAATCTATGAGCAAGACGGGTTACGATGCCTTCGTTCTTGAGGGATCCTCTACTTTTCCAGTATTTCTCGAGATAAGCGATAAGGAGGTAATCTTTAGGGATGCTAAAGACATCTGGTCTTATGACACATTCAAATCGGAAGATGAAATAAGAAGAAGGATAGAGAGAAAAGACGCGGGCGTTATCGTTATAGGTCCGGCCGGTGAAAACCTTGTAAAATTCGCATCCATAGTTAACAACTACTGGAGATGCGCTGGAAGAACAGGTACCGGATGTGTCCTTGGATCTAAGAAGGTTAAAGGCTTAGCTTTTTACGGTTCTAAGAGAAGGCCAGTTGCTTATCCAGAAGAAGTAAAAGAACTGAGCAAAAGATGGCTTAAAGAAGGAAAAAATATGCCCTTTGTCCGGGCTTTTAAAACTTTTGGAACACCTGGGCTTGTCTCAATAATAAACAGTGTTGGGGCTTTCCCCTCTTATTACTGGCATACTGGAGAATTGGACGGTTGGGAAAGTATCTCGGCTGAGGCGCTCCATATGAACTTTAATGTAAGGGCTCGGGCTTGTAGTAAGTGCTTTATTGCCTGCGGAAGGTATACCCAGGTAACGGATGGAAAGTACGCCGGTTTAAAAATAGAAGGACCTGAATACGAAACGATCTATGCCTTCGGTGGGCTTTGCGGAATAAAAAGTCTGGAGGACATAATCTTTCTAAACGATATTTGTGACAGGCTCGGTATGGACTCCATCAGTGCTGGCAATCTTGTGGGGCTTACTATTGAGGCTTCACGCATGGGAAAAATAAAAGAAAAGATCGATTATGGAGAGACAGAAAAAATAGCGGAACTTCTCATAAAAATAGCAAAAAGAGAAGGAATAGGAGAGATACTGGCGGAAGGCGTAAAATTTGCGGCAAAAGAATGGAATTTAGAGGACATAGCAATTCATGTAAAAGGTCTTGAACCGGGAGGCTACGATCCGAGGTATTTTAAAGGTATGGCCCTCACGTATGCCACTTCTGACCGAGGTGCTTGCCACATGAGATCTACGGTTTTTAGGGCCGAGCTTTCAGGCATCATCTCGCCCCACGATATTGATAAAAAGGCTGAAGTAATGATCGATTTCGAGGATAGACACATACTAAAAGATTCTTTGATCGTATGCAGGTTTTACAGAGATATCTACATGTGGGATGAGATATCAGAGATCATAAAGGCTACTTTTGGGGAAAGCTTCGGCAAAGAGGACCTAAAAAAAGTTGCTTCCTCAATCAGGGACATGGTTAGGCTCTTTAATCTAAGGGAAGGGATGGGAGATGGGGAGGATACTTTACCTACGAGGTTCTTTACAGAGCCGATCGGCAAAGGTGAGTATGTCTTAAAAAGAGATGACTTTGAGAGGATGTTAAAGGACTATTACCGGATACGGGGTTGGGATGAAAGGGGAAGACCTACTCGTATTCCCCCCTTTCTTCGTAGATCCTATTAA
- a CDS encoding DUF488 domain-containing protein yields the protein MKKDIYTVGTSSRTLQEFIDLLLSYGIQTAVDVRRIPRSKRFPQFMKETLSKALEESGIRYVYLGQELGGLRKKGYKNHALTKTFEEGMEILESLAKTSKTVFFCCERLFFRCHRKFIAKRLKRKGWNVYHIMDFNRIYEERGEYE from the coding sequence GTGAAAAAGGATATTTACACAGTAGGTACCAGTAGCCGCACGCTCCAAGAATTTATAGATCTACTTTTGTCCTATGGAATACAAACCGCCGTTGATGTTCGCAGAATCCCCAGATCAAAAAGGTTTCCACAGTTTATGAAAGAGACGTTATCTAAAGCATTAGAAGAATCAGGCATAAGATACGTTTATCTGGGCCAAGAACTTGGTGGATTAAGAAAGAAAGGCTATAAAAACCACGCTCTAACAAAAACATTTGAAGAAGGTATGGAGATACTAGAGAGTCTCGCTAAAACCTCAAAAACAGTGTTTTTCTGCTGTGAAAGGCTATTTTTCAGGTGCCACAGGAAATTTATAGCAAAAAGGCTCAAAAGAAAGGGTTGGAATGTGTACCATATAATGGACTTTAATAGGATCTACGAAGAAAGGGGGGAATACGAGTAG
- the trxA gene encoding thioredoxin → MGQAKAVTDANFKEEVLESDIPVLVDFWASWCGPCQMMGPIIDKLAEEYEGKVKVVKLNVDENPQTPAKYGIRAIPTLIIFKNGEIMERMVGAQPKTVVEEVIKRVV, encoded by the coding sequence ATGGGTCAGGCAAAAGCAGTAACTGACGCGAATTTTAAAGAAGAAGTTTTAGAATCGGATATCCCTGTACTTGTCGATTTCTGGGCGAGCTGGTGTGGACCCTGCCAGATGATGGGACCTATAATAGACAAGCTGGCAGAGGAGTACGAAGGTAAAGTAAAGGTAGTAAAGCTCAACGTTGACGAAAACCCTCAAACGCCGGCAAAGTATGGGATTAGGGCCATACCAACCCTTATAATTTTCAAAAACGGAGAGATTATGGAGAGGATGGTAGGAGCACAACCCAAAACGGTGGTGGAAGAGGTGATAAAAAGGGTCGTCTGA